A genomic segment from Nicotiana sylvestris chromosome 1, ASM39365v2, whole genome shotgun sequence encodes:
- the LOC104225098 gene encoding uncharacterized protein, with amino-acid sequence MNRVVEAVNKNIKSILRKIVDNHKQWQKKLTFALLGYRTTMRTSSEATPYMLVYGTKAVILAEVEIPSLRVIKKAKLDDVEWIRVRQEQLMFIDKKKMDVVCHGQLYQNRMDNAFNKRVKPRQFTRGSWFSKKRFPYQEEAKGKFAPNWKGPYVVHRALSVGALILAEMDGRFSTKPINSKAIKRYYA; translated from the coding sequence ATGAATAGGGTAGTCGAGGCAgttaacaagaatatcaagagtATTCTGCGAAAGATAGTggacaatcacaaacaatggcaaAAGAAGTTGACCTtcgctttgttgggttatcggaCTACTATGAGAACATCTAGTGAGGCAACGCCGTACATGTTAGTATATGGCACCAAAGCAGTGATACTCGCAGAAGTCGAAATACCGTCCTTAAGAGTCATTAAAAAAGCAAAATTGGACGATGTAGAGTGGATACGGGTTAGGCAAGAACAACTCATGTTCATTGACAAGAAAAAAATGGATGTAGTATGCCATGGACAGCTATACCAGAATAGGATGGACAATGCATTTAACAAAAGAGTGAAGCCTCGCCAATTCACACGGGGCAGTTGGTTTTCGAAGAAACGCTTTCCCTATCAAGAAGAAGCTAAAGGGAAGTTTGCACCGAACTGGAAAGGTCCTTACGTGGTCCACAGAGCACTATCCGTTGGAGCTCTAATCTTGGCAGAAATGGATGGAAGATTCAGCACGAAGCCGATCAACTCAAAAGcaatcaaaagatattatgcttgA